AAAGACAGAACATTAAAAATCTTGAAACATGGACGTGAAACAGACCAAACAGAATTATCTGGTCTTCATTTTTTGGATTGTGTGATTTCAGCGCCTAATCTGATAGCAGAATATGAAGTTTTTCAAGGAGTAGACGGTGATCAAGATAATGGGGCGCGATATGGACCCCGAACCGTTACAGCAAATTATTACTTTGAAACGATGGACGGTTTCGATTACGAATTAGCATGCCATGAAGTTTGGCGTGCTTTTTTTGATAAAGAACCTTATTACATTGTTGATTCAATCAATCCAGGTATGAAAATGTTTGTACGTCCAAAGCCTTTTGAATTTTCAAGATTAAATCTGATGGATATGAAATTTACAATTGAGTTTGATCTGTTTAAAGGGTTTAGGGAGTCGTTGTTAACGTCCACGAACCCGAAACTTTTTAAAGAAGAAGCCTGGCAATTTGGAATGAACTTGTTGACTGCAGATGATCTCACTTACACGCATTCAACGAACCGCTTTCTAATTTACAACCCTAGTGATACTGTAATTAGTCCTTTTCAACACCATGAGTTAGATATAGTTCTGACTTGTGAAGGGAATCCGGCAATTACAAATAAAACAACAAATGATTATTTTGAATACAATCAAAATTTATCTAAATCCGATGTGTTGTTATTAACCAAAGTTTCTCGTTTCTTAAACGATAAACCTTGCGGACGTAACACGAATCATGGCGTTATAACCTTAGCGAAAGGGTGGAATGAAATTGAAGTCACTAGATGCTCGAATCTTACGATCACATTTGATTTTTCATTCCTTTATTTTTAGGTGGATGATATGAAACCATTGATTGTAAAAACCAAGGAGCATGAAGAAATTCTGATAGACTTTCAAGATTTCCAATATGAATGGCAAAAAAATGAAGTGAATCAAATTAGCTTTTCAATTGTGGAAACAGAATGGAATAAATTCGGCTATTTTCTATTAAGTGATGATGAAAGTATCATTTTTAACGATCAAGAATACCTTATTAAAAATTGTAATCCTAAAACAAATGGAAGCAAGTCCGTTAAAGCCATTACTGCAATGCACATCTATTATGATTGTAAGTATGTGTATCAGTATGACGTTAAAGAGGGAGTGAAAACATACAGTATTCAAGACATTTTACATTTTTATTTTGATGGAAATGCAAAGGGGTATTCCTGGGAAGTCATTGGAGAATTTCCAAAAGTTGAGGTGGATAATTTAGGAAATGGCAGTGGGAAAGAATGCGTGGATATGTGTATCGAGAAATTTAATTGTGTTGTTGAAATGAATAATAAACACATTCGGTTAATCGATGAAGAATTGTGGAAAATTATGACAGATCACGAATTTGTTTATTACTACAATACGGACGATATTCAGCTCACGTCAACAAGTACGGATATTTACAACATTACGAAATGTTTTGGCAAGAAAAAAGAAGACGGTAGCGATTATTTCGCACCGTTTATTTATCGTTCAGAGGCAAGTATTGAACGATGGGGAGAAAAGCCAGGTCCAGCTGTAAGTGATGAACGGTTTACAGATGCAGCTGCTATGAAGGAAAAAGCAAAAGCGAGTTTACAAGATCAACCAGCTGTTACGTTGTCAGTTCAATACAAAGGGAAAGAACCCGTTAAGCCTGGGGAAGTCTGGATATTAAATCATAAAAAAATGAACTTTTTAGATGATGTTGTGGTGAGTGGAATACGCAGCTATTCCTATAGTAGCAGTCAATTTCAAGAGGTCATTTTAAGCAATAGTAAAAAAGACATGTTGCGGATTCAACTCGCAATGGAAAAGGCGAGCGCTAATAGTTCATTTATTTTAAATAACTCGTACAAGTTTGTTAGTGACAATATACCGGAGACAATAAAAAAAGCCTCGATGGACGTCAACAAATCAAACCAGGCAATTGAATTTTTAGAAAGCGGACTGAAAAGTAAGTGGAGTGAACAGGATGTGAAAGATTACTATGAATGAACGAGAAACCATTTTGCCGGGTGGATATGTAATTCAAACGAGCAAAGGCATTATACGAAGTGCCGATGGAATAGCTGAATCAATTGTAATCTATCCAGACGGTCTTCATTTTAGTGATGCAGAAATTCAAGATATAAAAACGCGACTAGGAGTCATAAATGGTGAAAAAGGAGAAAAAGGGGATAAGGGAGAGAAAGGCGAAAAAGGAGATAGAGGAGAGCAAGGATTGCAAGGAATCCAAGGTGTAAAAGGTGAAACAGGTGCTCGCGGTTTACAAGGAATACAAGGTATACAGGGAGTGAAAGGTGAAAAAGGAGATCCTGGGCCTACAGTGGGAGGTGATCCAATATTTCTAACTAAAATAGGGTCAGTGGAATAGGAGGAAGGATATGCAAACGCAAAATATTTATTTAGAGCTTTGGGAACAGCTTTTACAAGGCAGAGATTTAAGAAATGCAACCAATGACAATTGGAAAAAGATTGATTATTTATTAGGCAATGTACAGGAGCAACTTGATGATGACACATTAAAAAAAGAATTGAACAATTTAAGAAATGAGTTGTTAGGTCTAATTTCTCAGATTGTTATTGAAGGAGGGGGAGAAGATAGTAGTGTTGAAGTGCGACTTGCTAGGACAGATATTTATGGGAAAATTTATGATTTGTTAGGGGACCGATTAAATGCTGACCAGAAAGTTGCGGCTGCTAAATCAAGAATTTTTACAGGTTCAGCTATTCCGGATATTTCAG
This Carnobacterium maltaromaticum DSM 20342 DNA region includes the following protein-coding sequences:
- a CDS encoding collagen-like triple helix repeat-containing protein — translated: MNERETILPGGYVIQTSKGIIRSADGIAESIVIYPDGLHFSDAEIQDIKTRLGVINGEKGEKGDKGEKGEKGDRGEQGLQGIQGVKGETGARGLQGIQGIQGVKGEKGDPGPTVGGDPIFLTKIGSVE
- a CDS encoding phage tail domain-containing protein produces the protein MKDRTLKILKHGRETDQTELSGLHFLDCVISAPNLIAEYEVFQGVDGDQDNGARYGPRTVTANYYFETMDGFDYELACHEVWRAFFDKEPYYIVDSINPGMKMFVRPKPFEFSRLNLMDMKFTIEFDLFKGFRESLLTSTNPKLFKEEAWQFGMNLLTADDLTYTHSTNRFLIYNPSDTVISPFQHHELDIVLTCEGNPAITNKTTNDYFEYNQNLSKSDVLLLTKVSRFLNDKPCGRNTNHGVITLAKGWNEIEVTRCSNLTITFDFSFLYF
- a CDS encoding prophage endopeptidase tail family protein, producing MKPLIVKTKEHEEILIDFQDFQYEWQKNEVNQISFSIVETEWNKFGYFLLSDDESIIFNDQEYLIKNCNPKTNGSKSVKAITAMHIYYDCKYVYQYDVKEGVKTYSIQDILHFYFDGNAKGYSWEVIGEFPKVEVDNLGNGSGKECVDMCIEKFNCVVEMNNKHIRLIDEELWKIMTDHEFVYYYNTDDIQLTSTSTDIYNITKCFGKKKEDGSDYFAPFIYRSEASIERWGEKPGPAVSDERFTDAAAMKEKAKASLQDQPAVTLSVQYKGKEPVKPGEVWILNHKKMNFLDDVVVSGIRSYSYSSSQFQEVILSNSKKDMLRIQLAMEKASANSSFILNNSYKFVSDNIPETIKKASMDVNKSNQAIEFLESGLKSKWSEQDVKDYYE